A single region of the Liolophura sinensis isolate JHLJ2023 chromosome 9, CUHK_Ljap_v2, whole genome shotgun sequence genome encodes:
- the LOC135474925 gene encoding piggyBac transposable element-derived protein 4-like, which yields MADADPSRRRAGVFEVFSWVTGEGESDSDSDFDMPNDGSDSEFDVIDNLSSDSEGNGRISDAVREDGDGHVLVRSGDCEAQNNITTSDNPWIIVQEPENEDHLDIHVPDFSVRHPGPRNAPARNSDPIEYFSLYFDEDMFVHLVRETNAYACNFLNEPSTVHWIDTRQASRFKKWPENGIGVVEMKKFLGLCINMGLIRTAGKELNVVYDDGQAHGVVMRLMEVCNLLNKGYHLFTDNFYTKPKLAEALFEQKTLLTGTVRVNSKGLSKDVANARLQPGETLYARKDNILTVTFREKKARGNQNVEKEVRGKVKQKPAMVFHYNVHIGGVDLSDKKICHIAAERPTHRYWVKIFRNLLDIAILNSYEVYKLNTDREKMLDKHGFVVAIVESLCGSLEKQPPATPPAPEHHLKLLDGRKERDCVVCSDRYSDGVRKRSRHWCPGCNVGCHANCEPNLEHYPRPARVGRKRRVAPGVLDEREM from the exons ATGGCGGATGCAGATCCGAGCCGGCGAAGAGCTGGTGTCTTTGAAGTGTTTTCTTGGGTCACAGGCGAAGGAGAAAGTGACAGCGATAGTGACTTTGATATGCCAAATGATGGCAGTGATTCAGAATTCGATGTCATTGATAATTTGAGTTCAGATTCCGAGGGAAATGGCCGAATTTCGGATGCAGTGAGGGAAGATGGGGACGGACATGTTTTGGTGAGGAGCGGCGATTGCGAGgcacaaaataacatcacaaccTCCGATAACCCGTGGATTATCGTACAGGAGCCGGAAAATGAGGATCatttggatatacatgtaccagacttTTCTGTGCGACATCCTGGTCCTAGAAATGCACCTGCTAGAAACTCTGACCCaatagaatatttcagtttgtatTTTGACGAGGACATGTTTGTTCATTTGGTTCGAGAGACAAATGCATACGCATGTAATTTTCTAAACGAGCCCAGCACTGTTCACTGGATTGACACTCGCCAAGCCTCACGTTTTAAGAAATGGCCAGAAAATGGGATAGGAGTGGTGGAAATGAAAAAATTTCTGGGGTTGTGCATAAACATGGGACTGATTC GAACTGCGGGTAAGGAGTTAAATGTTGTCTACGATGATGGCCAAGCTCACGGCGTTGTCATGAGACTGATGGAAGTTTGTAACCTCCTTAACAAAGGGTACCATTTGTTTACGGACAATTTCTATACCAAACCAAAGCTGGCTGAAGCTCTTTTTGAGCAGAAAACACTGCTCACAGGAACTGTGCGTGTAAATAGTAAAGGGCTTTCAAAGGACGTCGCCAATGCCAGACTACAGCCAGGTGAAACTCTGTATGCAAGGAAAGACAACATTTTGACTGTTACTTTTCGGGAGAAAAAAGCCAGAGGAAACCA GAATGTAGAGAAGGAAGTCCGAGGCAAGGTGAAGCAGAAACCAGCGATGGTGTTTCACTACAACGTTCATATTGGGGGAGTAGACCTCAGTGATAAGAAGATCTGTCACATTGCAGCTGAGCGTCCGACACATCGCTACTGGGTCAAAATTTTCAGAAACCTACTTGACATAGCAATTTTGAACTCCTATGAAGTGTACAAGCTCAACACTGATCGAGAAAAAATGTTAGACAAGCACGGTTTTGTTGTGGCAATTGTTGAGTCTCTCTGTGGCAGTTTGGAGAAGCAGCCGCCTGCAACGCCCCCTGCTCCAGAGCATCACCTCAAACTTCTTGATGGAAGGAAAGAGAGAGACTGTGTGGTGTGTAGTGACCGATATAGTGATGGGGTGAGAAAGCGATCACGGCATTGGTGCCCAGGGTGTAACGTTGGATGTCACGCAAACTGTGAGCCAAATCTTGAACATTACCCGAGACCTGCACGCGTCGGTCGAAAACGACGTGTCGCTCCAGGGGTACTCGATGAGCGCgaaatgtaa
- the LOC135475255 gene encoding uncharacterized protein LOC135475255 gives MDKKGGGETTPSPKLKRGGTLSREQYNLFVRYLTTKLRPSKSELKQANLLDSPQSKHKHGYGLSGRFLGWAKRMTLRETDNVLLLKRNGKEILCREDFESAVRQMNESFLGTHLSFSVTLRKMREKYTMGKREFGMNEDTIREVLFTCVKADCPCKKVKKVPREEVIGPQPIRETKSCSSLPNKTTSLPDTELNSSELERKGMASNLSTPSSDNKVFPTSTTAGNSSKPSVACYTVLNLADIVNLASQTMGQSEGNSVTAKNLILKYQNFNNNLTNVGTQLSLSKSFNQSAELPSIGARLQSSDLNTGTQSGNPNPTPTPIRPASDLRQRSILYRICANQQVLNNALSLASPNKMLPCVQRQLIGQASSEVKADSTDKDVRPSGSRSSMSDLDWESFTSLSVFAEALGGQTGLQECLSKAREASNARKQANSSCSPSDKSGHQSIGIPSFTIRGNLALPQPDMWYFYQDIVKETHRYKRLLCVIDDMKLEVRQSLMGIKPATERLKRKMAHAESLIQKCKAIACLREKLATDRRKRLHSVKATGDRSDGTDKSKLAA, from the exons ATGGACAAAAAGGGTGGAGGAGAGACAACACCGTCACCGAAACTTAAACGTGGAGGCACACTGTCGCGAGAACAGTACAATTTATTTGTGCGATATTTAACAACAAAACTTCGACCGTCAAAAAGCGAACTGAAACAAGCAAATTTGCTAGATTCACCTCAGAGTAAGCATAAACATGGCTATGGGTTGTCTGGCCGCTTTTTAGGTTGGGCGAAAAGGATGACACTTCGAGAGACTGACAATGTCCTTCTGCTGAAAAGGAATGGAAAAGAAATTTTATGTCGAGAAGATTTTGAATCGGCTGTCAGGCAAATGAACGAGTCATTTCTGGGAACTCATCTTAGTTTTTCGGTCACATTGAGAAAG ATGCGAGAGAAGTACACGATGGGCAAGCGTGAGTTTGGCATGAATGAGGACACCATTAGAGAAGTGCTGTTCACTTGTGTTAAAGCAGACTGCCCATgtaaaaaggtgaaaaaagtcCCAAGAGAAGAAGTGATTGGGCCTCAACCTATCAGAG aAACCAAAAGCTGCAGTTCCCTGCCGAATAAAACTACTTCTTTGCCAGACACAGAACTAAACTCCTCTGAGCTTGAGAGAAAAGGAATGGCCTCAAATTTGTCCACACCCTCATCAGATAACAAGGTGTTTCCTACAAGCACTACAGCTGGAAATAGCAGTAAACCGTCTGTAGCTTGTTACACTGTGTTAAACTTGGCAGATATCGTCAACTTGGCCTCACAAACCATGGGACAATCTGAGGGAAATAGTGTAACAGCGAAAAACCTCATTCttaaatatcagaattttaaCAACAACCTGACAAATGTGGGCACACAACTATCTCTTTCAAAGTCATTCAATCAAAGTGCAGAATTACCATCCATTGGTGCCAGATTACAGTCTTCAGATCTTAATACTGGTACCCAGTCTGGAAATCCTAATCCCACCCCTACACCAATACGGCCGGCCTCTGACCTTAGGCAGCGCTCTATTTTGTACAGAATTTGTGCTAATCAGCAAGTTTTGAACAATGCTTTATCTTTGGCCTCACCCAATAAAATGCTGCCGTGTGTGCAGAGGCAGCTGATTGGACAAGCATCCTCAGAGGTCAAGGCTGACTCCACTGATAAGGATGTACGACCATCTGGATCAAGGTCATCAATGTCAGACCTTGACTGGGAGTCCTTTACCTCACTGAGTGTATTTGCTGAGGCCTTGGGAGGTCAGACAGGACTTCAGGAATGTCTCAGTAAAGCCAGAGAAGCCAGCAATGCAAGGAAACAGGCCAACAGTTCATGTAGTCCTTCAGATAAAAGTGGACATCAGAGCATTGGAATCCCATCCTTCACAATAAGAGGCAACCTAGCTCTACCTCAACCAGACATGTGGTACTTTTATCAAG ATATTGTAAAAGAGACCCACAGATACAAGAGATTACTCTGCGTTATTGATGACATGAAACTGGAAGTCAGACAGTCACTGATGGGAATAAAGCCAGCTACAGAACGCCTTAAAAGaa AAATGGCACATGCTGAGAGCCTGATTCAGAAGTGCAAAGCCATTGCATGTCTGCGAGAAAAACTAGCCACAGACAGGAGGAAGAGGTTGCATAGTGTTAAAGCGACTGGAGATAGGAGTGATGGAACTGACAAATCCAAGCTAGCAGCTTGA